One Microbacterium sp. No. 7 genomic window carries:
- a CDS encoding IS30 family transposase gives MRSPGRPEPSRAVQRQFWCLIATGITSAEAALKVGVSVPVGTRWFRHAGGMPPISLAEPTGRYLSFEEREEIALLRAKDVGVREIARRIGRDPGTISRELRRNAATRSGKQEYRALVAQWKAQQAAKRPKAARLVTNARLREYVQDRLAGNVRRPDGSVVVGPEPLAWKGRNKPHRQDRRWAIAWSPEQISHRLEIDFPDDESMRISHEAIYQSLFIQGRGALKRELVTCLRTGRALRRPRARTQNRPQGHVTADVVFSERPAEAADRAVPGHWEGDLIIGTGRSAIGTIVERKSRSTLLVHLPRLEGYGEIPPVKNGPALGGYGAVAMNAALIATMTKLPEQLRKTLTWDRGKELSAHAQFALETGTKVFFADPHSPWQRPTNENTNGLLRQYFPKGTDLSRWSAEDLEAVALALNNRPRKALDWKTPAEVFEEQLRSLQQPGVATTG, from the coding sequence ATGCGTTCGCCTGGACGACCTGAGCCCTCGCGGGCGGTGCAGCGGCAGTTCTGGTGTCTGATCGCGACGGGCATCACCTCGGCCGAGGCGGCGCTGAAGGTGGGCGTGTCCGTGCCGGTCGGGACCCGTTGGTTTCGTCACGCTGGCGGCATGCCACCGATCTCACTGGCCGAGCCCACCGGCCGCTACCTGTCCTTCGAAGAGCGCGAGGAGATCGCGCTGTTACGCGCCAAGGATGTCGGGGTGCGTGAGATCGCACGCAGGATCGGCCGCGACCCGGGAACGATCTCCCGCGAGCTACGCCGCAATGCCGCTACGCGCAGCGGCAAGCAGGAATACCGGGCGCTGGTGGCGCAGTGGAAGGCGCAGCAGGCGGCGAAACGACCGAAGGCGGCGAGATTGGTGACCAACGCTAGGCTGCGCGAGTACGTCCAGGACCGTCTCGCCGGCAACGTTCGCCGGCCTGATGGCAGCGTCGTCGTTGGCCCGGAGCCGCTGGCATGGAAGGGGCGGAACAAGCCGCACCGGCAGGACAGGCGGTGGGCGATCGCGTGGAGCCCGGAGCAGATCTCGCATCGGTTGGAGATCGACTTCCCGGATGATGAGTCCATGCGCATCAGCCACGAGGCGATCTACCAGTCGCTGTTCATCCAAGGCCGTGGCGCGCTCAAACGCGAGCTCGTCACCTGCCTGCGAACCGGCCGTGCGCTCCGGCGGCCACGGGCTCGAACGCAGAACCGCCCGCAAGGGCACGTCACCGCCGATGTCGTGTTCTCCGAACGCCCCGCAGAGGCTGCGGACCGCGCCGTCCCTGGGCACTGGGAAGGCGACCTGATCATCGGCACCGGCCGGTCGGCGATCGGCACGATCGTCGAGCGCAAGAGCCGCTCGACCCTGCTGGTGCATCTGCCGCGGCTGGAAGGCTATGGCGAGATCCCACCGGTCAAGAACGGTCCTGCGCTGGGCGGCTACGGCGCCGTCGCGATGAACGCCGCGCTCATCGCGACGATGACCAAGCTCCCCGAACAGCTCCGGAAGACGCTCACGTGGGACCGCGGCAAGGAACTCTCAGCGCATGCCCAGTTCGCGCTCGAGACGGGCACGAAGGTGTTCTTCGCTGATCCCCACTCGCCCTGGCAACGCCCGACGAACGAGAACACCAACGGGTTGCTGCGACAGTACTTCCCGAAGGGCACCGACCTCTCACGGTGGTCCGCGGAAGACCTCGAAGCAGTCGCTCTCGCGCTGAACAACCGGCCACGCAAGGCCCTCGACTGGAAGACACCCGCCGAGGTGTTCGAAGAGCAGCTACGCTCGCTTCAACAACCCGGTGTTGCAACGACCGGTTGA
- a CDS encoding polysaccharide biosynthesis tyrosine autokinase, translating into MDVNQYLRIFRAHWLGIILLTLAGVVLAYGWTMFQPRVYTADSTAIIQARTAASGDNSLGEQSLANIVAQGKVKTYVDVGTSRRVAERTISDLGLDTTPEALVGSVIVTNPLETVSLRVSATANTPEGARDLAESWVRSMAAEVNVLETKDPEVQGATFLTAMDSARLPTAPSSPNVRLALAIGGLLGLVAGIAYGILRYTLDRRIRSVDGVEKATGVAVVGTIPEEKSFTTDDRLIPFDGGNSVKSRNAHLFGIAEAMRELRTNIQFMDVDNPPKVMVVTSPLPGDGKSTTASNLAITLAANGQRTILIDGDLRRPMISTVFGLVEGAGLTDVLAGRAELADVAQTIGRNRNLVVVGAGKIPPNPSEVLGSERMRELLAALSEQATVIVDAPPLIPVTDAAVVANRADGAIVVTTVGKTTFEVLGKALSNLERASARPLGIVLNRVPRKGSGAAYYGYQYHGEYYRSNDETQPADDAAPLRRTPFESAPAPRAESRRAARR; encoded by the coding sequence ATGGACGTCAATCAATATCTGCGGATCTTCCGAGCACACTGGCTCGGGATCATTCTCCTCACGTTGGCCGGGGTAGTACTAGCCTATGGCTGGACGATGTTCCAGCCGCGCGTATACACGGCTGACTCTACAGCTATCATTCAGGCGAGAACGGCGGCTTCTGGCGACAATAGTCTTGGTGAGCAGTCGCTTGCGAACATCGTTGCGCAGGGCAAAGTCAAGACCTACGTCGATGTCGGCACTTCGCGCCGCGTCGCTGAACGGACGATCAGCGATCTCGGCTTGGACACGACGCCCGAGGCCCTCGTGGGATCGGTGATCGTGACGAATCCGCTCGAGACCGTCTCGCTGCGCGTGTCCGCGACGGCGAACACGCCCGAAGGTGCGCGTGACCTTGCGGAGTCGTGGGTGCGTTCGATGGCCGCTGAAGTCAACGTTCTTGAGACCAAGGACCCCGAGGTCCAAGGTGCCACCTTCCTCACAGCGATGGACTCCGCTCGCCTTCCTACGGCGCCGTCCTCGCCCAACGTGCGTCTCGCTCTCGCGATCGGTGGTCTGCTCGGTCTCGTCGCCGGCATCGCCTATGGGATTCTGCGATATACCCTCGACCGCCGTATCCGCTCGGTCGACGGTGTCGAAAAGGCCACGGGTGTCGCGGTCGTCGGCACGATTCCTGAGGAGAAGTCCTTCACGACCGATGACCGTCTCATCCCCTTCGACGGCGGAAACTCGGTGAAGAGCCGCAACGCGCACCTGTTCGGCATCGCCGAGGCCATGCGCGAACTCCGTACCAACATCCAGTTCATGGACGTCGACAACCCGCCGAAGGTGATGGTCGTCACGAGCCCGCTGCCCGGCGATGGAAAGTCGACGACGGCGTCGAACCTCGCCATCACGCTCGCGGCCAACGGGCAGCGCACGATCCTCATCGACGGCGACCTGCGGCGTCCCATGATCAGCACCGTCTTCGGTCTGGTCGAGGGAGCAGGCCTCACCGACGTGCTGGCCGGCCGAGCCGAGCTGGCGGACGTCGCGCAGACGATCGGCCGCAACCGCAACCTCGTCGTGGTCGGTGCGGGCAAGATCCCGCCGAACCCCAGCGAGGTGCTGGGCTCGGAGCGCATGCGCGAACTGCTCGCCGCGCTCTCGGAGCAGGCTACGGTCATCGTGGATGCACCGCCGTTGATTCCTGTGACCGATGCTGCAGTGGTCGCGAACCGCGCAGATGGCGCGATCGTTGTCACAACCGTGGGTAAGACGACCTTCGAAGTATTGGGAAAGGCGCTGTCGAATCTTGAGCGTGCCAGTGCCCGCCCCCTCGGGATCGTGCTGAACCGCGTGCCGCGTAAGGGTAGTGGCGCTGCCTACTATGGATACCAGTATCACGGCGAATACTACCGTTCGAACGATGAGACGCAGCCTGCGGACGACGCGGCGCCGTTGCGGCGCACTCCGTTCGAGTCGGCGCCCGCGCCGCGTGCAGAATCCCGACGCGCCGCGCGGAGGTAG
- a CDS encoding helix-turn-helix domain-containing protein, which produces MALVAELRSLGRLLGLPNDNPVTARRFRSTAITTHALDVDAPWSWDTQPELGNEMALLAFVESPVQVAAEDGWATSADAALFLHPGHSFTVSAERSTSTMCVWVPWDALEELDDGTLNRSPVLSATPLLSGLRAFAGTFVRQGDPPTMYTDYLVEKLLAEMVFGTVLEAGRGEPVAARGSAVREARPLERARTLMVLRRADAAFGVKELAAELHLSTRQLQREFAAVGSTPADELRKLRAELAQQLLGDETYDALTVDEIAAHSGFGTAAALRRAFVTLGLSSPRRRR; this is translated from the coding sequence ATGGCTCTCGTCGCAGAATTGCGTTCACTGGGGCGGCTGCTGGGGCTGCCGAACGACAATCCCGTCACCGCTCGCCGATTCCGCAGCACGGCGATCACGACGCATGCGCTCGATGTCGACGCGCCGTGGTCGTGGGACACGCAGCCCGAGTTGGGCAATGAGATGGCGTTGCTCGCGTTCGTCGAGTCGCCGGTTCAGGTGGCGGCGGAGGATGGGTGGGCCACCAGTGCGGATGCGGCGCTCTTCCTGCACCCGGGCCACAGCTTCACCGTGTCGGCGGAGCGGTCGACCTCGACGATGTGCGTGTGGGTGCCGTGGGATGCGCTCGAAGAGCTGGATGACGGAACGCTCAACCGCTCGCCCGTGCTGTCCGCGACGCCGCTGCTGAGCGGCCTGCGCGCGTTCGCGGGGACCTTCGTGCGGCAGGGAGACCCGCCCACGATGTACACCGACTATCTCGTCGAGAAGCTGCTCGCCGAGATGGTGTTCGGCACGGTGCTGGAGGCCGGGCGCGGCGAGCCCGTGGCCGCGCGGGGATCTGCCGTACGCGAGGCGCGCCCGCTCGAGCGTGCCCGCACGCTCATGGTCCTGCGGCGCGCCGACGCGGCGTTCGGGGTGAAGGAGCTGGCCGCCGAGCTGCACCTCTCGACCCGTCAGCTGCAGCGCGAGTTCGCCGCCGTGGGCAGCACTCCCGCCGACGAACTGCGCAAGCTGCGCGCAGAGCTGGCGCAGCAGCTGCTGGGTGATGAGACGTACGACGCGCTGACCGTCGACGAGATCGCGGCGCACTCGGGGTTCGGCACGGCTGCCGCCCTGCGGCGTGCTTTCGTCACTCTGGGCCTGTCGTCGCCACGTCGTCGCCGCTGA
- a CDS encoding nucleotidyltransferase family protein: protein MTEWVATSFGVLDVAESPDFEAAELIVLPTIPSIPLALPPVGADLWRRLVERPVADAELTEDERAVVREMRGAGLASPNPGDPARWNDISSPWMSSPMHELVYALVQNVARRHGIPLVFIKGPMLHAQGLRDREHSGDVDVWVEPDRIDDFIAAMEPWGWRLQPDLWSGLPINHSLTLEPAAGWGCEIDVHRRMPGLGLTDAAAFSVVRAHTTPVEFAGVVSSTPRREVNAVLSALHAVRPEIGHMTPRSAHERAVAVLSAGGDGVRDAAMTIDAVVALHDDIVEAFPQSTLDVASAGTPRDWAWRAQPTKARAYLVALKEVPWLRRPLVAFRLFWPSREVVQASERHVGEISHGALQARVHRLRRGIADVMRRPRNVQR from the coding sequence ATGACGGAGTGGGTGGCCACGAGCTTCGGCGTGCTCGACGTGGCGGAAAGCCCCGACTTCGAGGCGGCGGAGCTGATCGTTCTCCCCACGATCCCGTCGATTCCGCTTGCTCTGCCGCCTGTCGGCGCTGACCTTTGGCGTCGCCTCGTTGAGCGACCGGTCGCCGACGCCGAGCTCACCGAGGACGAGCGCGCTGTTGTGCGCGAGATGCGAGGAGCCGGGTTAGCGTCCCCGAATCCCGGCGACCCCGCGCGATGGAACGACATCTCATCGCCGTGGATGTCGTCGCCGATGCATGAGCTTGTCTATGCCCTCGTGCAGAACGTGGCACGACGGCACGGCATCCCACTGGTCTTCATCAAGGGGCCCATGCTGCACGCGCAAGGGCTGCGCGATCGCGAGCACTCCGGCGACGTCGATGTGTGGGTCGAGCCCGATCGCATCGACGACTTCATCGCAGCTATGGAGCCATGGGGATGGAGGCTACAGCCGGATCTGTGGTCGGGGCTCCCGATCAACCACTCGCTGACCCTGGAGCCTGCCGCTGGCTGGGGATGTGAGATCGATGTCCACAGGCGGATGCCGGGACTTGGTCTCACGGATGCTGCGGCATTCTCGGTCGTTAGGGCTCACACGACGCCCGTGGAATTCGCCGGAGTCGTGTCAAGCACGCCCCGCCGCGAGGTGAACGCGGTCCTGTCGGCTCTGCACGCCGTCCGCCCTGAGATCGGACACATGACGCCTCGGAGTGCCCACGAACGAGCCGTGGCTGTATTGTCGGCCGGGGGCGACGGAGTTCGCGACGCGGCCATGACTATTGACGCCGTCGTCGCGTTGCACGATGATATCGTCGAGGCGTTCCCGCAGTCTACGCTCGATGTTGCCTCGGCAGGCACACCCCGTGACTGGGCATGGCGCGCTCAGCCGACAAAGGCCCGTGCCTATCTCGTCGCACTGAAAGAGGTGCCGTGGCTGCGCCGACCATTGGTCGCCTTCCGGCTCTTCTGGCCTTCGCGCGAGGTTGTGCAGGCCTCCGAGCG
- a CDS encoding helix-turn-helix domain-containing protein — MPLKAGADTVQLLALRAGTLRLPRTGEVCVAGGLLLHPGAVPVPVEAVEVSDFVSLTMPAVVLEHVGDLPPGTVFVVPESKRLARGVVAFLLALVEGSEAEMSSIARYSLEQLLQEMMIALVLDGQRARHASRRRNLFDEAQAIVLARSSDVTLGAAVIAAECNVSPRTLERAYAARDTTVRAEIRRARLAHAVSLLQDAAYDALTVDQIAQYVGFSNGSSLARAMRAEALAAPTVLRQAR, encoded by the coding sequence ATGCCGCTGAAAGCCGGGGCCGACACCGTGCAGCTTCTCGCGTTGCGCGCGGGAACCCTGCGGCTCCCGCGCACGGGCGAGGTGTGCGTCGCCGGCGGCCTCCTCCTCCATCCCGGCGCCGTCCCGGTGCCGGTCGAGGCCGTGGAGGTCAGCGACTTCGTCTCACTGACCATGCCGGCCGTCGTGCTGGAGCACGTCGGCGACCTGCCGCCGGGCACGGTGTTCGTCGTCCCGGAATCGAAGAGGCTCGCGCGCGGGGTCGTCGCCTTCCTCCTGGCGCTGGTCGAGGGGTCCGAGGCGGAGATGTCGAGCATCGCGCGCTACTCGCTCGAGCAGCTCCTGCAGGAGATGATGATCGCGCTGGTGCTCGACGGCCAGCGCGCGCGGCACGCATCGCGCCGCCGCAACCTGTTCGACGAGGCACAGGCGATCGTGCTCGCGCGCAGCAGCGACGTGACCCTGGGCGCCGCCGTCATCGCCGCGGAGTGCAACGTCTCGCCGCGAACGCTCGAGCGCGCGTACGCGGCACGGGACACCACGGTGCGCGCGGAGATCCGCCGAGCGAGGCTGGCGCATGCGGTGTCGCTCCTGCAAGACGCCGCCTACGACGCGCTCACGGTCGACCAGATCGCACAGTATGTCGGGTTCTCCAACGGATCCAGTCTCGCCCGTGCGATGCGCGCGGAGGCGCTGGCGGCGCCCACGGTCCTGCGGCAGGCGAGATGA
- a CDS encoding ATP-binding protein: protein MSNEFIQRARGSWADAVCADEGTPDAQVTVPLSGDDEVLLERLSVDVTLAALAGRRGSMMMFHAAGIAAPDGRVIAFVGPSGRGKTTLTRALAHTYGYVSDETIAVDHALTVHPYRKPLSIIRDGLPKDQTAPSALGLQPLPASPLRLAALVILNRVEHIDAPAIGRVPLVEALPELVAQMSYLPELDRPLHRLAELSEALGGLLQLTYSEATTLAPLVAEVFDGAIAVGGGEDVAEPVTTGASASSLAVGEIDDAIEIGDAVIVLKARTVQVLGGIAPAIWRSVRQGESRAAMHGRILETYGPPPNADADVLIDAAVDELIASGLLVLREA from the coding sequence TTGTCGAACGAGTTCATCCAGCGCGCGAGAGGCTCCTGGGCCGATGCTGTGTGTGCAGACGAGGGAACGCCTGATGCTCAGGTCACCGTGCCCTTGTCGGGTGACGACGAGGTGCTGCTCGAACGCCTTTCCGTCGACGTGACGCTCGCGGCGCTCGCAGGTCGCCGAGGGTCGATGATGATGTTCCACGCCGCGGGCATCGCCGCACCCGACGGGCGTGTGATCGCCTTCGTCGGCCCCTCGGGCCGGGGTAAGACGACGCTCACCCGGGCGCTTGCGCACACCTACGGCTACGTATCCGATGAGACGATCGCCGTGGACCATGCGCTCACCGTGCACCCCTACCGCAAGCCGTTGTCGATCATCCGCGATGGCTTGCCGAAGGACCAGACGGCGCCCTCAGCACTGGGGCTGCAGCCCTTGCCGGCGTCGCCTTTGCGCCTGGCGGCGCTCGTGATCCTGAACCGGGTGGAACACATCGACGCACCGGCGATCGGCCGGGTGCCGCTGGTCGAGGCCCTGCCCGAGCTGGTCGCGCAGATGAGCTACCTTCCCGAGCTCGATCGCCCACTGCACAGGCTCGCGGAGTTGAGCGAGGCGCTCGGCGGCCTGCTGCAGCTCACATACAGCGAGGCGACGACGTTGGCGCCCCTGGTCGCCGAGGTCTTCGACGGCGCCATCGCGGTCGGGGGTGGGGAAGACGTGGCGGAGCCCGTGACGACGGGCGCATCCGCGTCCTCGCTCGCCGTCGGTGAGATCGACGACGCGATCGAGATCGGCGATGCCGTCATCGTGCTCAAGGCGCGCACCGTGCAGGTGCTCGGCGGTATCGCCCCCGCAATCTGGCGCTCCGTGCGCCAGGGTGAGTCGCGCGCCGCCATGCACGGGCGTATCTTGGAGACGTACGGTCCGCCGCCGAACGCAGACGCGGATGTGCTCATCGACGCCGCCGTCGACGAGTTGATCGCGTCTGGCCTTCTGGTCTTACGGGAGGCATAG
- a CDS encoding MauE/DoxX family redox-associated membrane protein: MLQRPVERRLSLAITITFASSGFGKLRSMEASAQTLSALRLPVVAPRTLLGLLAVVEILIALGILLAPPTLIIAAIGATAFSAAFLLVVVRAYRLGSREDCGCFGESDHSRIGPALIVRNAVLLVVSAFLLALALTGATGVPGVVQSLGAGDAGALLSLAAAAAAAALAWAVLRARATAPVGADGEAVPAAQPPPASTPSLLVLSRESGKVLDLASRARLRAQLAIFVKPGCGSCTQVMAHLDEHADAVRAVAEVSVIAGVAAFESVESVASADPRVTALDIGGLVGNRLADDSQYRPIAALLATDGSVVEPVAIGRDQVIELIDVLRAVTEEQA, from the coding sequence GTGTTGCAACGACCGGTTGAACGCAGGCTGTCTCTGGCAATCACGATCACATTCGCGTCCAGCGGCTTCGGCAAGCTCCGTTCGATGGAAGCGAGCGCACAGACGCTCTCCGCCCTGCGCCTGCCGGTCGTCGCACCGCGCACGCTCTTGGGACTTCTGGCGGTCGTGGAGATCCTCATCGCCCTCGGCATCCTGCTCGCGCCACCGACCCTCATCATCGCCGCGATCGGGGCGACGGCCTTCTCCGCCGCGTTCCTCCTCGTCGTCGTGCGCGCCTACCGCCTCGGCTCGCGAGAGGACTGCGGATGCTTCGGCGAGAGCGACCACTCCCGCATCGGGCCGGCGTTGATCGTGCGCAACGCCGTCTTGCTGGTCGTCAGCGCCTTCCTGCTCGCACTCGCGCTCACGGGAGCGACCGGTGTTCCCGGAGTGGTCCAGTCCCTCGGCGCCGGTGATGCGGGGGCGCTGCTCTCGCTCGCGGCTGCCGCGGCCGCGGCAGCGCTGGCCTGGGCCGTGCTGCGTGCGCGGGCCACGGCCCCCGTTGGCGCCGACGGTGAGGCCGTGCCTGCCGCGCAACCGCCACCGGCCTCGACGCCGTCGCTCCTGGTGCTCAGCCGCGAGTCGGGGAAGGTCCTGGACCTCGCGAGCCGCGCGCGGCTGCGCGCCCAGCTCGCGATCTTCGTCAAACCCGGCTGCGGATCATGCACGCAGGTCATGGCGCATCTCGACGAGCACGCCGACGCCGTGCGCGCTGTCGCCGAGGTGTCCGTCATCGCCGGGGTCGCCGCGTTCGAGAGCGTGGAGTCGGTGGCATCCGCCGACCCGCGTGTCACAGCGCTCGACATCGGTGGGCTCGTGGGGAACCGACTCGCCGACGACAGTCAGTACCGGCCCATCGCCGCGTTGCTCGCGACCGACGGATCCGTCGTCGAGCCCGTCGCCATCGGACGCGATCAGGTGATCGAGCTCATCGACGTGCTCCGCGCCGTCACGGAGGAACAGGCCTAG